A stretch of DNA from Vicinamibacterales bacterium:
CGTGCCGGCCTTGATCAGCCGGAGATTGACGCGGACGCGCGGATCGGCGCCGCCTCGATCGACGGCAATCGATCCCTCGAGCACCGACGCGACCCCAAGCTGCGCGGCGATGGCGGACACCGGCTCGGTCGAGCCGCGGAACCGCCGCACCGAGGTGTGCGCGGTCACCCGCAGCGCCTGCACCTGCCCCAGCGTCGTGATCAACTCGTCGGTGAGACCGTCCGCCAGGAGCGCGGCGTCGGACTGATCCGCCGCGAACGCCAGGGGCAGCACGGCAATGGAGGTCGGCTCGGGATTCGGCCGGGGGGAGAACGGACGGACCGAGGCGATCGTCGCGAGCAGCGCGATCACCGCCGCGGCGGTCGCGGCGCCGACGGCCCAGCCGCGCCAGCGCGCGGGGCGATCGTCCGTCACGGTCCCGCCGCTCGCCGCGCGCCGGAGTTCCGCTTCCATGGCGGCCGCCGTCGCGAAGCGCGCCGCCGGATCCGCCGACAGCGCGCGATCGACGATGCCTGCGAACGTTGCCGGCAGCTTCGGATTCACCTGGCGCAGCGGACGCCGGCCGCCGGCGCGGTGCGCGCGCTGCAGTTCCTCCAGGGACGCGGCCTGCACCGGGAACCTCCCGGTGGTGAGGTAGAACAGCAGGACGCCGAGTGAGTAGACGTCGCTCGCCGCCGACGCCGGCCCGCCGGCCAGCACCTCGGGCGCGATGTAGAGCGGCGTGCCGGCGACCCGCGGGCGCGCGCCGATCTCCTCGCCGGCGCCGAAGTCCATCAGCACGATCCGGCCCGACTCGTCCTGGATGACGTTCTGCGCCTTGACGTCCCGGTGCAGCAGGCCCGCGGCGTGCACCGCCGCCACCGCCCCGGCCAGATCCGCGCCGATCCGCGCGGCCGCATCGGCGGCCAGCGGGCCGTCGTCGCGGACAATGTCGTCGAGCGATCGTCCGCGCACCAGCTCCATCCACAGCCCGATCCGCTCTTCGTGCCGCTCGGCGCCGTAGACGTGGACCACGTGGGGATGGCGGACGCGGGCGATGCGCCGCGCCTCCTGCAGCATCCGCGTGTTCGCCGCCGCGTCCGCCGTGACGCCGTCGAGCCGCAGCAGCTTGAGGGCGACCTCGCGCTGCAGGTCGACGTCCCACGCGCGGAACACGTCCGCCGACGTCCCCTGCCCGATGCGATCGAGCAGGATCAACCGTCCCCACCGCGGCCCGGCCGGGTGGGGATCGGCGAGCGGATCGTCTTCCGGCGACGCCGGATCGACCGGCAGGGATCGATAGACCTCCGCCAGCGTGCCGATCAGGTGCAGGTGCCGGAGGAGGCGCTGCTCGCCGGGGCTGATGCTGCTCTCGGCGGCGCCCCAGTCGACGGTCGTCCCGTCGGCGATGGAGGCGGCCAGATGCTCGATGGCGCGCGCGCTGTCCTGCTTCACGCGTCCATCTCCTCGGCCAGACGCACCAGGGCACGCGAGACCGCCATCCGCGCGGCATCCGCGCTCGCCTTGTTGTGGCCGGCGGCAATCTGCTG
This window harbors:
- a CDS encoding protein kinase, producing the protein MKQDSARAIEHLAASIADGTTVDWGAAESSISPGEQRLLRHLHLIGTLAEVYRSLPVDPASPEDDPLADPHPAGPRWGRLILLDRIGQGTSADVFRAWDVDLQREVALKLLRLDGVTADAAANTRMLQEARRIARVRHPHVVHVYGAERHEERIGLWMELVRGRSLDDIVRDDGPLAADAAARIGADLAGAVAAVHAAGLLHRDVKAQNVIQDESGRIVLMDFGAGEEIGARPRVAGTPLYIAPEVLAGGPASAASDVYSLGVLLFYLTTGRFPVQAASLEELQRAHRAGGRRPLRQVNPKLPATFAGIVDRALSADPAARFATAAAMEAELRRAASGGTVTDDRPARWRGWAVGAATAAAVIALLATIASVRPFSPRPNPEPTSIAVLPLAFAADQSDAALLADGLTDELITTLGQVQALRVTAHTSVRRFRGSTEPVSAIAAQLGVASVLEGSIAVDRGGADPRVRVNLRLIKAGTDAQIWSDRFERGLGDLLALEREIARAVTGSISARLTDGEAARFARASATSPPAQRAYLQGIAYLSQNRHGAEVRPALEALQQAIAIDPSFAPAHAAAARTYVLLGFDREIPQSEAYAAAKAAAQRALALDPDLAEARIALADVSFYYEWDFAGAEAEYQRAIRLAPSGAYARTQYARLLAALGRTDEARQHADGAVAVDPLTAEVTLTQGLMAYYQRRYDEAADILHATSRMDPRFPGAYFTLGRIEEARGRLANAMDFTDRAIRLSETPAWRAQALRLRALAGQTAAARSALARLQDRLAADGRTLADPHEAYVRLALGERDAALDLLTAAVDARDPAVLWIGVDPRLDSIRGDPRFRQLIARLGRP